In the genome of bacterium, the window CCTCGTCCGGGAGTCCACGGCGGTGTGGCCCGAGACCGGGGACGCGGAGGGAACGTTCGCCGCGCCGATGGACTCCTACACCTGGAAGCGCTCGATCATCCCGGCCGCGCACCCCGACGCGCGGGAAGTCCACGTCACCGTCACCTGGTCCTCCGAAGGCCGGGAGGAGCGGGTCTCCCTCGCCGGGGTCGCGGTCAAATGACGTCGCCCGTTCGCCACCACGGGGGGTTCACCCTCCTGGAGATCCTGCTAGCACTGTCGCTGCTCTCGGTCATTTTCCTGCTCCTGCTGTCGGCGTTCACGGGGGCGGCCAGGGTGCGCGAGACACTCTCCTCGCGATCGCGGGAATACCGGCAGATCCGCCTCGTACTCGACCGCGCCGGGACCGACCTCATGGCCGCCTTCGCGACCTCGGCGCGGGAGGAATCGGCCCTCACCTTGCAGGAGGTCCAGCTCGCCGGCATGCCGGCGGCGACCCTCACCTTCACCGCCTTCCAGCTTCCCGACGGGGATCGGGCCCACCCCCCGGCGGAAATCGTGAAGATCCGGTATTTCCCGAGGATCGGGGCCGACGGCGTCACCCTCGTTCTGCATCGCGAACAATCCGATCTCCCGTTCGTCGAGAACCAGATCCCCCTTCGGGAATCCGCGGTGGCGGATGGGCTGCGGGGCTTCCGCGTCGAGTTGTACGACGGGACCACATGGGTCAGGGAGTGGCCGTCGGGGGGAGGGGCGAAGACGGCGATGCCGAAAAAAGCCGCCGTCACGCTGGTGGACACGCGTGGGGAGACATACCGCCGGGAGGTCCCGATCCCGCTGGCCGGGCAGGAGGGAAGCGTGACCTGGTCGGGGCGGCGGCCCCAGGGCAATCCATGAGCCGGCGGATAGGAAACCGGAAAGGGGTCGCACTCCTCGTCACCCTCCTGATCCTTGTGCTCGTCCTCGCCCTCGCGCACGAGGTCTTCCGGATCGGGGCCCAGTCGGCCCAGACCGGGGCGTACGGGAGGGATTCCATCCGCTGCATCCTCCTGGCCGAGGGCGGGACCGGTGCGGCGCGGATCGCACTACGGCTGGACGCCAGGGACAACCAGTACGACACCCTCGACGAGATCTGGTCGCGGGCCGCCCTTCCGATCACGCTCGGGGACGGGGAAGTCAGTGTCGCCATCGAGGACGAGGAACGGAAGATCGACCTGAACCGTATCATGCTGCCGAACGGGAACGCGCCGGACGATCGGCGCCTCGCGGTGTTCCAGCGTCTCCTCGAGATTCTCGCGATCGACCGGGCCGTGGCGGACGCCGTCGTCGACTGGCTCGACAACGACGAGGATCCCCGCGTCGGCGGGGCGGAGAGCTCGTACTACCTCGCACTTCCGAACCCGTACCGGGCGAAGAACGACCTGTTCGACACGGTCGGGGAGCTGCGCCTCGTGCGCGGCGTCACCGACGAGATCTACGAGAAGCTGCGCCCCTTCGTGACCGTCTCCTCCTCGGGGATGGTGAACATCAACACCGCGCCGAAAGAGGTGCTGATGTCCCTCTCGGCCGGGACGGACCTGGCGGGAGGCGGGGTGATCGACGCGAAGACCGCGGAAGATATCATCGAATACCGGGAGGATCACCCGTTCACGGAAAAGAGCCAGATCGGAAACGTCTCTCCGCTGCTTCGGGACATGTACAAAAGCAGCACCCCCTTCCAGAACCTGCTGGGTGTCCAATCGACGTATTTCCGCGTGCGCTCCTCCGGCGACGTCGGCGGGACCGTCCGGACGATCGACGCCATCGGAATTCGCGCGGGAAATGAGGTACAATGGCGTTTTTGGCGCATCGAGTAGACCCGCCAACGATCCCCCCCGGAGGGACCACGATGATCGGTTTTCGCCGCACCCGTATCCTGCTCGTGTTCGCAATGATCCTCGGCTTCGCCACGGTCGCGCGGGCGGAAGGGATCTTCCCGGTAAACGACGCGGGTGCCGGAAACTGGGTGTTCGACCAGCCCTCCGTCGTGGCCAACGGATCGACCCTCCACGTCGCATTCGTCGGGGACGCCGACACCGGAGCGGACGCCTTGCCCAGCACCGGGCTCTACTACGCGGCGGTGAACGGTGCGGCGGGCTTCACGGACAAGTCGACCACCCGCGCCCAGGTTCTCCTCACCGCCCCCGTGGCGATCGACAACGGCGACACCTACACCGACGCCCGTCACCCGCAGATCGCGCTGCGCTCCACGACCGAACTGGTGATCCTCTTCCAGGCGAGACCCGCCGGGGAGATCGGCTACAAGCTCTTCCGCGCCCTGGTGACCATCGCCAACAACGCCGTGATTTCCCAGCGTGTGGCCGAGATCCGGGACGCCGCGGGGGGAAGAATCCCCGGGCAACTGACCGATCCCTCCTTCGCCCTTGTCGCTTCCGACAACACCGTGCGGGTGGCCTTCTCCTCGTCCCCGTCCCTGGTGGCCGGATCGCCCTATTCGGACGTGTACTACGCACGTGTGGGGTGGGAGGCCGCCCGGGTGGTCAATACGTCGATCCTCCTGACAGACCAGTTCAGCCGTACCGGGGTGTCGCCCCTGCCGCGCCTTCGGCTGGACGGCAACAACTTCAGCCACGTCGTCTGGGCCGCCAACAATTCCACGGGCAATCCCACGGGAATCTATTACGCGATGGTGCACGCGCCCGCGCCCGGCGCCGTGGACAACCTCGCGATCGGCGCCACCCAGGTCCTCTGGGGCGGAAACCGCTGGGGATTCCCCAACGTGCTCCTGTTAAATTCCCGGAATGTCTGGATCCTCGCCGCCGACGAATCCCTGTCCGGGGGATCGACCGGGTTGGCGGGATCGGTCGGCATCACCGCGGTCAACCCGGACGCCGTGACGCACGACGGGAATCCGGTAACCGTAAGCAACGTCGGATCGGGAACGAATACTTCGTTCTTCCTCAATCCGCCGGGAGGTTCCGTGTTGTCCGCCGACTTCGACGCGTATCAACCCGAGGCGTCGCTCGACATCCAGAACCGGATGCACGTCGCCGGGTACGGATTCCGGCAAACCGACGGACACGGCACCCCCGGGAGGTACTACGTGATGTCGCTCGGCACCACGGCGTCGGGTGCCGGGACGACCTCCGTATTCGCGAGCATGGTCGCCTCCCCCGTCTCCGTGGGCACCGGCGACATCGCGTTCGCCACGCAGCTCCCCGGGGACTACACGCGGCCGGCGTTCGTCTTTTTCAGCGGAAAATCGATCCACTTCTGGTCGGGGCCGGACAACGTCGTCGCGGGCGCGCGCAACCTCTACGTAACGAGCGCCTTCTCCCCCACCGCCCCGTCGAAACAGTCCGGGTGCTCGATGGTCGGCGACCCGCGCCGCGGCGAGGCGGACAGGATCCCGGGCGCCGCCGTGCTCCTTCTTCCCGCCGTCCTCCTCGCGCTCCGGAGAGCGGCCCGCAAGGCATTCGGAACGCAGTAGGTGCTGCGTTTCATAATTGATGAAACGCGGCACTAAGCCCCGGATCCCGGGGGGGCTCCGGGGAGGCGCGATCGTCGCGATCGGCGCGCTCCTGTTCCTGGCCTCGCTCTTCTGCGCGGTGGCCCTCACGCTGCCGTCGGACACGATCGTGACCACCCTGCGGCCGATCCTCCGGAAGCACGGGATCGGTCTTTCGGCGCGGGAGGCCGGGTTCCTCTTCCCTGCGGGGATCCGTCTCTCGGGGGTCGACCTCACCTTCCCCGGAAGCCCGCCCGTCGCCCTGGACGAGATCGTAGCGTCATGGGAGTGGAGCGGCCTGTTCCGATGGGCGCCCGCGCGGCTGCGGATCCGGAAGGGGGCCGCTTCCGCGGATCTGCGCCTCTCCCCCGCCTTCTGGAGCCCGGGGAGCGGCAAACTTCTCCTGACGGGGGTCTCCTCGTCCGATCTCCCGCTTTCCTCCTTCTCGATGTCCGGGGCGGGGTTTTCGATCCGGCAGCTCGAGGTCCGCTGGAACGTCCGGCGCGGAAAGCTGTCGGCGGACGGGTCGGGGGCGTTCGACTTCCTCCTGGTTCCCGTTCCCACGCCCGGGTCCCCGATCCGCGA includes:
- a CDS encoding type II secretion system protein GspJ, whose translation is MTSPVRHHGGFTLLEILLALSLLSVIFLLLLSAFTGAARVRETLSSRSREYRQIRLVLDRAGTDLMAAFATSAREESALTLQEVQLAGMPAATLTFTAFQLPDGDRAHPPAEIVKIRYFPRIGADGVTLVLHREQSDLPFVENQIPLRESAVADGLRGFRVELYDGTTWVREWPSGGGAKTAMPKKAAVTLVDTRGETYRREVPIPLAGQEGSVTWSGRRPQGNP
- the gspK gene encoding type II secretion system minor pseudopilin GspK; protein product: MSRRIGNRKGVALLVTLLILVLVLALAHEVFRIGAQSAQTGAYGRDSIRCILLAEGGTGAARIALRLDARDNQYDTLDEIWSRAALPITLGDGEVSVAIEDEERKIDLNRIMLPNGNAPDDRRLAVFQRLLEILAIDRAVADAVVDWLDNDEDPRVGGAESSYYLALPNPYRAKNDLFDTVGELRLVRGVTDEIYEKLRPFVTVSSSGMVNINTAPKEVLMSLSAGTDLAGGGVIDAKTAEDIIEYREDHPFTEKSQIGNVSPLLRDMYKSSTPFQNLLGVQSTYFRVRSSGDVGGTVRTIDAIGIRAGNEVQWRFWRIE
- a CDS encoding prepilin-type N-terminal cleavage/methylation domain-containing protein; this translates as MKMGDRRGFTLLEVLVSLAILSITLLLAYQVLSGAIAAEDRSERWTVASYLGEALVRESTAVWPETGDAEGTFAAPMDSYTWKRSIIPAAHPDAREVHVTVTWSSEGREERVSLAGVAVK